A window of Flavobacterium flavigenum contains these coding sequences:
- a CDS encoding helix-turn-helix domain-containing protein: MRVYQRIKQEREKKKFSQTYLALELKLDQSQYSRRENGAIPFTVDELLKIAEILRVRPEKFFGIIDDECPVAKSDEGIVKIIGLYETCIKEKDERIALLTYQLNNKIVKK, encoded by the coding sequence ATGAGAGTCTACCAAAGAATTAAACAAGAAAGAGAAAAAAAGAAGTTTTCTCAAACCTATTTGGCTTTAGAACTAAAGTTAGATCAATCCCAATACTCTAGAAGAGAAAATGGAGCTATTCCATTTACAGTTGATGAATTGTTAAAGATTGCCGAAATTCTTAGAGTAAGGCCTGAAAAGTTTTTTGGTATAATAGATGATGAATGTCCGGTAGCAAAATCGGATGAAGGAATAGTAAAAATTATAGGTTTATATGAAACTTGTATAAAAGAGAAAGACGAGCGTATTGCTTTGTTGACTTATCAACTAAATAATAAAATTGTAAAGAAATAA
- a CDS encoding NAD(P)/FAD-dependent oxidoreductase, producing MIKNFDIIIVGGGAAGFFTAINIAEKNSKLKIAILERGKEVLSKVRVSGGGRCNVTHACFEPNELIKFYPRGEKELRGPFHQFCSGDTIEWFEKHGVELKIEEDGRMFPISNSSQTIIDCFLKATEKLGIKILTGQIVQSIFKKENHWKIDTQTDNYAAEKLIMATGSNPKIWEMLQEQGHAIVSPVPSLFTFNIKDPRIKELPGVAAKVTVNVKDTKLESTGPLLITHWGMSGPAILKLSAWGARILHDKNYQFTIFVNWLNDVDTEDAEKILKELKQAHAKKAVSKKSPFEFPNRLWESLVLASSIEIETKWADLSKIQLQSLALQLTQAKFQVNGKSTFKEEFVTAGGIDLKEINFKTMESKLHQNLYFAGEIVNIDAITGGFNFQNAWTSGYIVAQNF from the coding sequence ATGATCAAAAATTTCGACATCATCATAGTTGGCGGAGGCGCAGCTGGTTTTTTTACCGCAATCAATATTGCTGAAAAAAATTCGAAGCTGAAAATTGCCATTTTAGAAAGAGGAAAAGAAGTGCTTTCTAAAGTCCGTGTTTCCGGAGGCGGAAGATGCAACGTAACACACGCTTGTTTTGAACCGAATGAATTGATTAAATTTTATCCGCGTGGCGAAAAAGAACTTCGCGGGCCGTTTCATCAATTTTGTTCAGGAGATACTATTGAATGGTTCGAAAAACATGGTGTCGAACTTAAAATTGAAGAAGACGGGCGAATGTTTCCGATTTCAAATTCGTCTCAAACGATAATTGACTGTTTCTTAAAAGCAACAGAAAAATTAGGTATCAAAATATTGACAGGACAAATCGTTCAGTCTATTTTCAAAAAAGAAAACCACTGGAAAATCGATACGCAAACTGATAATTATGCTGCTGAAAAATTGATTATGGCAACCGGAAGCAATCCAAAAATATGGGAAATGCTTCAGGAACAAGGTCACGCTATTGTTAGTCCGGTTCCATCTTTATTTACTTTCAATATCAAAGATCCAAGAATTAAAGAATTACCCGGAGTTGCGGCAAAAGTTACCGTAAACGTAAAAGACACTAAACTTGAATCAACCGGACCTTTATTGATTACCCATTGGGGAATGAGTGGTCCGGCAATCCTAAAACTTTCGGCTTGGGGAGCAAGAATCCTTCATGATAAAAATTATCAGTTTACGATTTTCGTCAATTGGCTGAATGATGTTGATACCGAAGATGCCGAGAAAATCCTGAAAGAATTAAAACAGGCACATGCCAAAAAAGCCGTTTCAAAAAAATCACCTTTTGAGTTTCCTAACCGTTTGTGGGAAAGTCTGGTTTTAGCTTCTTCGATAGAAATAGAAACAAAATGGGCGGATTTATCCAAAATTCAATTACAAAGTTTAGCTTTACAATTAACGCAGGCAAAATTTCAGGTCAACGGAAAAAGCACTTTTAAAGAAGAATTTGTAACTGCTGGCGGAATCGATTTAAAAGAAATCAATTTTAAAACCATGGAAAGTAAATTACACCAGAATCTGTATTTTGCGGGTGAAATTGTAAACATTGACGCTATTACCGGAGGTTTTAATTTTCAGAATGCCTGGACCAGCGGGTATATCGTAGCGCAGAATTTTTAG